One window of Pelmatolapia mariae isolate MD_Pm_ZW linkage group LG18, Pm_UMD_F_2, whole genome shotgun sequence genomic DNA carries:
- the LOC134616622 gene encoding transcription factor JunD-like translates to METSLYTGTVVNTSRVSGIYSQNTMMKKDIHLNLDNQNSELKSNPLRDADGLLNSSDLGLLKLTSPDLERLIIQSNGLVTTATTTNPTSQFLYPKSASDEQEFAEGFVKALEDLHKQNQLSETGCVSVDRLELLGSSSAAGSASLQASDLPVYTTLNGYAASPLGATTINYSTDTIPFPPPPSHLATAQQQAVAAAALSRLQSVGALKDEPQTVPDMQSFGESPPLSPIDMDNQERIKAERKKLRNRIAASKCRKRKLERISRLEDKVKTLKTQNTELASTASVLREQVAQLKQKVMNHVSSGCQLLPNQVQAY, encoded by the coding sequence ATGGAAACAAGCCTCTACACAGGCACCGTGGTGAATACTTCGAGGGTCTCCGGTATCTATTCCCAGAACACGATGATGAAGAAGGACATTCATCTGAACCTAGACAATCAGAACTCCGAACTCAAATCTAACCCGCTCCGGGACGCAGACGGACTTCTTAACTCCTCAGACTTAGGACTCCTGAAACTAACCTCTCCGGACCTAGAGCGACTTATTATCCAGTCCAACGGTCTAGTCACCACCGCCACCACCACCAACCCGACCTCCCAGTTCCTTTACCCAAAGTCAGCCAGTGACGAGCAGGAATTCGCGGAAGGTTTCGTAAAGGCGCTGGAGGATCTTCACAAGCAGAACCAGCTGAGCGAGACGGGGTGCGTCTCTGTGGACAGACTGGAGCTCCTCGGATCATCCAGCGCAGCAGGCTCTGCCAGCCTTCAGGCATCAGACCTCCCCGTGTACACTACGCTGAACGGCTACGCGGCTAGTCCGCTCGGAGCCACCACCATCAACTATTCCACGGACACCATTCCCTTCCCGCCGCCGCCGTCTCATTTGGCTACCGCGCAGCAACAGGCGGTCGCTGCGGCCGCTCTGTCACGACTCCAGTCTGTCGGCGCTTTGAAGGACGAACCTCAGACCGTGCCGGACATGCAGAGCTTCGGGGAGAGTCCTCCTCTGTCCCCCATCGACATGGACAACCAAGAGCGCATCAAGGCGGAGAGAAAGAAGCTGCGCAACAGGATAGCCGCCTCCAAATGTCGCAAGAGAAAGCTGGAGAGGATCTCTCGGCTGGAGGACAAGGTCAAGACCCTGAAAACGCAGAACACCGAGCTGGCCTCCACAGCCAGCGTGCTCAGGGAGCAAGTGGCCCAGCTGAAGCAGAAGGTGATGAACCATGTTAGCAGCGGGTGCCAGCTTTTACCTAACCAGGTCCAGGCTTATTAA
- the LOC134616627 gene encoding pyroglutamyl-peptidase 1-like: protein MASKKKIVVTGFEPFAEHTVNSSWVAVQELERLGLGGAADLYVCEVPVEYQAVKRLLPSLWKEHQPQLVVHVGVSGLATTVTLERCGHNKGYTRPDNCSFCPASQCCVENGPDCIKSILDMDTICKRVNDAGIGITVSTSEDAGRYLCDYTYYTSLHLGKGRAAFVHVPPLGKPYSGKDLGRALQAVIQEMLKLLEGSHSEEAQKGTKHSSDKP from the exons ATGGCCAGTAAGAAGAAAATAGTAGTCACAG gGTTTGAGCCATTTGCTGAGCATACCGTCAACTCCAGCTGGGTTGCTGTACAG GAGCTGGAGCGGTTAGGACTGGGCGGGGCAGCagatctgtatgtgtgtgaggtGCCCGTTGAATACCAGGCTGTTAAGCGCCTACTGCCGTCTCTGTGGAAAGAGCATCAGCCACAG TTGGTGGTGCATGTCGGTGTTTCTGGATTAGCCACCACAGTCACTCTTGAACGGTGCGGTCATAATAAGGGCTACACACGTCCAGACAACTGCAGCTTCTGCCCAGCCTCCCAGTGCTGCGTGGAGAACGGCCCGGATTGCATAAAATCAATCCTAGACATGGATACAATCTGTAAAAGGGTCAATGACGCTGGCATTGGCATCACTGTGTCCACTTCTGAGGATGCTGGAAG GTACCTGTGTGACTACACTTACTACACATCTCTGCACCTGGGGAAGGGCCGTGCTGCTTTTGTCCATGTGCCTCCTCTAGGAAAACCCTACAGCGGCAAGGATCTGGGTAGGGCCCTCCAGGCTGTCATACAGGAAATGCTGAAACTGTTGGAGGGGAGTCACAGTGAGGAGGCGCAAAAAGGCACTAAGCACAGCAGTGATAAGCCTTAA